ACTCACAACCTGAAAGCTCCGGCCGACTTTGAATTTATCGGCGAACTGCAAGGCTGTCCAATAGGAGATAAACTGTATGCCGGCAGCGGAAATCAAGAATTGAATATTTATTATATGGAAACAGAGTTTGGGCCACCGTGGATCATTATTGGAAACACAAACTCTGAACCGGAATTTTCGGCTGAATTAAATAATGACGAGGATTTGTTGAGACTTAAACCCATAGGACGTGTAAAGCAAATAAAAGCAACATTTATAACAGAAAACGGCTTTGATCTTTTCTGAAGGAGAGTCTCTCAATTTCATTCTTCGTAAGGGACGTCCTCGTCCTCGACGACCCGTGTATTATTCGATCCCGATTATCATTTCTCCACCATGTTTTTCCATTTCATTTATTGCCTGCGACACATATGCCATCCCTTCATTTTGTTCGTTCAGCGTATCCATGTTTATATCCCCGAAATGATTCTTTAGCTTTTCGTTTAATTTTTTATATTCGCTGCCGGATAAATATCCAACTTTATAATCGTTTGTAAAACTCTTAAAACGTTTCCCGTCTTTTATCGACCGGCCGTTTATTATTATTTCCCATAAACGAATCATATCTACGTCGTTTGTCTTTAAAATCAGTTTTGTGCTTTCATTGTATCGCCATTTATTCATAAATGGTTTCAGAAGCTCAATTTCTTTGTTTCCCGCCGAATCACAATACGCGCCGATGAATTCCGCCGTGATTTCGTTCAATAACTCATCGCTCAATTCCTCGAAGCCGTCTTTTAAATCTATACTTTTCGTTAAATGTTTATATAAAACATATTCATCCATGCTTACATTCATAAAATAACACTGTTGAATCCAATGACTTTATTTATACTCTCTTGTACTTTTATTAATTCTTCAATCGTTATCTTTCCTAATTGTTTTACTAGACGCTTTTCAGATACAGACCTAATTTGAAAACAATCAATAGAGGAAGTTTTTATAAGTCCGTTATCGATGGCAGGTTCAATTTTTACCATCCATGGTGCAACGCGATAGTGATCTTTCCAATCAGTAATTGGTACTATGATTTTTAAAGGCAATTGGCCTAACGCATCATCATTAACAATTAAAGCAGGGCGAGTTTTTCGCATTTCTGCACCAATTGTTGGACTTAAATTTATTAACCAAATTTCACTTTGTTTCATAAAATCCTTCGCAATCAAGATTTGTAAAATAAGTCAAATCTTGATCATTTTTGTAATCGTTATATAAAGCATTGGCGGCTTCCCTCAAAATTGTTTTCTGCTCTTCTTTACGAATAGAATGAATGATTTTCTCCACTATTAACATTCTTTGTGTTACAGGCAACAGATCAATCTTTTGGAGTATTTCCACGGATTCCATTTTATCCCCTCCACAATTCCTATATAATGTATACAAAAACATACACACCATATTATAATATGTTTGATATTTATAGTCAATATATTTTTATAAAATGGGGTGTAGATACAAAAATAATGTATTTACAATTCAATAGGGATCGTGTATGCTGGTGCTATACTCAGCAGGAAGGAGACGCGATCCGATGCCCGAATCAAGTGACAAAACTGCAGATA
This window of the Oscillospiraceae bacterium genome carries:
- a CDS encoding type II toxin-antitoxin system PemK/MazF family toxin; translation: MKQSEIWLINLSPTIGAEMRKTRPALIVNDDALGQLPLKIIVPITDWKDHYRVAPWMVKIEPAIDNGLIKTSSIDCFQIRSVSEKRLVKQLGKITIEELIKVQESINKVIGFNSVIL